In Streptomyces sp. NBC_01439, the following are encoded in one genomic region:
- a CDS encoding FAD-dependent oxidoreductase — MAHVLVIGGGVAGAATALLAARRGHTAEVFERDTRAPGTALDRDFFGWRRPTVPQAAQPHVLLGAARNVLRADLPDVHEEMLRLGARERHELDWFDVRPPARPGDEDLVMLQARRIVLESALATALRAEPGVVVRYGEPVTKLITAPGSSEGIGIQVTGVTTEIGSYPGDLVVDAGGRRGGTERRLAEAGCRPPVVERHRTGLAYFCRWYRLPAGRDEGPRRPWAVTGGPFAGCAAFPADNRTFAVTLFVHTADPTRSALRDPAVFEAVARTFPPGAAWLGLGAEPLSGVLATASLDNRWSALVDEEGPVVTGLVPVGDSITHTNPTLGQGTSLALWAARRVARTAHRDPGSARYATDHHAWAEHTLKPWFDFQVVADAAIGERFATRAVRGGTAREVSALFDCALEDPEVMRARARVRHLAELPGRAYADPEVRARVASWLAARPHYAPNASGPDREEWEKLTAG; from the coding sequence ATGGCACATGTACTGGTCATCGGCGGAGGCGTCGCGGGGGCCGCCACCGCGCTGCTCGCGGCACGGCGCGGACACACGGCGGAGGTCTTCGAACGCGATACGAGGGCTCCGGGCACGGCGCTCGACCGCGACTTCTTCGGCTGGCGCCGGCCGACGGTACCGCAGGCGGCCCAGCCGCACGTGCTGCTCGGGGCCGCCCGCAACGTGCTGCGCGCTGATCTGCCCGACGTCCACGAGGAGATGCTCCGGCTCGGCGCCCGCGAACGGCACGAGCTGGACTGGTTCGACGTACGTCCGCCCGCGCGACCGGGCGACGAGGACCTGGTGATGCTCCAGGCCCGGCGCATCGTGCTGGAGAGCGCCCTGGCCACGGCGCTGCGCGCGGAGCCGGGGGTCGTCGTCCGGTACGGGGAGCCGGTCACCAAACTGATCACGGCCCCGGGGTCGTCCGAGGGCATCGGGATCCAGGTGACGGGAGTGACCACCGAGATCGGGAGCTACCCGGGGGACCTCGTCGTGGACGCCGGTGGCCGGCGCGGCGGCACCGAACGCCGGCTGGCCGAAGCGGGCTGCCGACCGCCCGTCGTGGAGCGGCACCGCACCGGGCTCGCATACTTCTGCCGCTGGTACCGGCTGCCCGCGGGCAGGGACGAGGGGCCGCGTCGGCCGTGGGCGGTGACCGGTGGGCCCTTCGCCGGATGCGCCGCCTTCCCGGCCGACAACCGGACCTTCGCCGTGACGCTGTTCGTGCACACCGCCGACCCCACGCGCTCGGCGCTGCGCGACCCGGCCGTCTTCGAGGCGGTGGCGCGCACCTTCCCGCCCGGTGCGGCCTGGCTGGGACTGGGCGCCGAGCCGCTGTCGGGCGTGCTGGCCACGGCGAGCCTGGACAACCGGTGGAGCGCGCTGGTCGACGAAGAGGGCCCGGTGGTGACCGGGCTGGTGCCGGTCGGGGATTCGATCACGCACACCAACCCGACCCTCGGGCAGGGGACCTCGCTCGCACTGTGGGCGGCGCGCAGGGTGGCCCGTACGGCGCACCGGGATCCGGGATCGGCGCGGTACGCCACCGATCACCACGCCTGGGCGGAGCACACCCTGAAACCGTGGTTCGACTTCCAGGTCGTCGCGGACGCGGCCATCGGGGAGCGCTTCGCGACCAGGGCGGTGCGCGGCGGGACGGCGCGCGAGGTGTCCGCGCTGTTCGACTGCGCGCTGGAGGACCCGGAGGTGATGCGGGCGCGGGCGCGGGTCCGGCACCTGGCGGAACTGCCGGGGCGGGCGTACGCGGATCCGGAGGTCCGCGCCAGGGTGGCGAGCTGGCTGGCGGCTCGGCCGCACTACGCGCCGAACGCGTCGGGGCCGGACCGGGAGGAGTGGGAGAAGCTGACGGCGGGCTGA